The genomic segment CACCTCCACCAGCGGCGGCACATGACCGTTGGCAAGAGCTTCGTGGCGAATGTCCTTCGCGGTGCACAGCGGGAAGTGCTGCGGGCCCGCCGCGACATCCGGCGCCGAGAACCGAGGATGGCTCCTCGCAACCTCATCTGGCCTCTCGACCTGACCGCTGTGACGAACGAACCCTCACCGATCCTCGGGATTCTCGACCACGGCTCGCGGGCCTGTCTGGACCTCGAGATTCTGCCTTCCAAGAGGTCGGTGACGCTCCTTCGAGCTCTCCTCGAGACCATGGAGCGCTTCGGCAAGCCCCGCATCGTCAGGACCGACAACGAGCCGGTCTTCACCTCCGGCCTATTCTCGTGGGCCCTGGCTCTCCTCGGCATCCGCCACCACCGCACGGCGCCCTTCGCCCCTTGGCAGAATGGCCGCATCGAACGCTTCTTCGGCACCTTCAAGCGAGCTCTACGCAGCCGCCCCCAGCTCGGCGAGGACGGCCTGGTGGATCAGCTGGATCTCGCCGAATTCCGGGTCTGGTACAACCACCTCCGCCCCCACCAAAACCTCGAGGGCCTCACCCCCGCAGAGGCTTGGCGAGGGAAGGAGAACAACCGGCGAAGGACGGCGCGATGGGTCAGCGCCTGGAGCGGCGCGCTCTCAGGCTTCTACTGGCCCTCTGGGTGAGGGCACGAGGCTGGAGAAATGCAAGACCGTCAGGCACCGGCGGGGTGTCCACAGGGAGGAAGCGTCCAGGGAGGTCGCAGAACCCGGCACTAGCGAGAAGGCGACGCTAGGAAGAGGATTTCTGCCGGGATACGAGGCCTTCTCTGCAGGGATCTAGCCGCCTTCCGGCCAAGATTCACCCAGAACGAGCTCAGACGGAGCGTGGACAGCGTGGACGGGACAATGAGCTCAGACGGAGCGTGGACAGCGTGGACGGGACACCTGAGAGGTGCGGGTCAGACGGAACGCACCAGTTCTTGTGCAAGGTGACCCGTGGACACCGTGGACGGGACCCCTGCTATCTCGGCGGATTCTCGAGCTCCGTCCCAGATGTCAACTTGTAGAACTCAATCTGCTC from the Acidobacteriota bacterium genome contains:
- a CDS encoding integrase core domain-containing protein → MPKAGCRRLAITFNHLHQRRHMTVGKSFVANVLRGAQREVLRARRDIRRREPRMAPRNLIWPLDLTAVTNEPSPILGILDHGSRACLDLEILPSKRSVTLLRALLETMERFGKPRIVRTDNEPVFTSGLFSWALALLGIRHHRTAPFAPWQNGRIERFFGTFKRALRSRPQLGEDGLVDQLDLAEFRVWYNHLRPHQNLEGLTPAEAWRGKENNRRRTARWVSAWSGALSGFYWPSG